The Nitrospira lenta DNA window CAAACCCAGCCGCTGCCCGATGAGGAGATACACCACCGACAAGCTGATCGGGATCCCCACCCGCCGGTCGATCACGCGGTTTAGATAGCTGTTCTCGACTTCGTAATAGTTTTTGGTATTGCCCTTGAAGCCCTGCTCGGTAAACACATAGCGGTTCAGCGCATTGACCGTTTCTTCACCGGACGCGCGCGGACCGATCCGTTCCCGGACTTCCTGCGCCATCCTATCGAGAAGCCGGCCATATTCCGCCGTGTCGAGGAGAGGATAGGTATAACGGGCAATGAGAAACGCTCCCTGTTCCAGATTCATGGTCTGGTCAGGGCCTGCGGCCATGACCCGCATTTCGTCCTCGAGCTTGCCCCAACGAATCTCTTCCAGAATCGTCGCGATGCGATCCGCCATCTCCGGTTGCTCAATCTCGGCTTCCTGGAGCAACGGCACGGCCGAAGGACCAATGTCGATCAGCTTGTCGCTGATGGTCTCGACAATGCGCGCATCCTCATCCGACAACAACCGGATGAGCGCGCGTATTTGACTCTCTGGAATCACCATCATTGCAGATCCTTCTCTATCCTCAATCGGCAGGATGCTCAAAAAGCCCCCTATTCTCACCCGCCCAACCCCGGCGTGCCAAGACGCGCCGTTCCGCGGGCAAAGCCGCAGCGAGTGAAGGCCAGGAGGCGTACCCTCTGAGGTACGTCGAGGGCCCGAACAATGCGAGAACGCCGCGGGACAACACGTTCACTGTCCTGCCTGCTAGCCCATCGCCCGGCGGAACGCCTTGGCTCCACCGTACAAACACAATGCATCAAAAACAAGCATCACGACGACCGCCATCCCCACATGCGGTAGGGCATCGCTCCAATTGGTCAGAATCAGCGGCCGCACGGCGTCGATCGCCCAGGTCATGGGATTGAATTGCGCCAGGACACTCATCCAAGTCGGCATGGCCGTCAACGGCACCAGCGCCGAGCTAAGGAAAATCATCGGCAGCGACAGAAAGCCGAGGACCGAGAAAAAGTCGCCGTGGCTCTTCACCGAAAACGCCATCGCCATCGAGATGGCCGTCAACCCCACACCGAACAACATGCCGATCACGAGAATCATCGCCACACCGGCCAACCCTGTCGCCGGATGCACGCCGAAGAGAAACGCGATGCCCAGGATCACCAACACTTGCAGCGACGTGATCGTCATCACAAAGATAAACCGGCTGAGAATCACTGAACTCCGATGAATCGGCGCGGACATCAACCGTTCAAGAAATCCGTTCTCCTTATCAAAGAGCAAATCCACGCCGCCGGCCAGTCCGTTATTCAGCACCGTCATCACGACGACACCGGCCGCCAGGAAGCTGATGTAATTGGGTGCCTGTGTGACCTGCACATCCGCCGCCCGCTGAAACAGATTGCCGAAAAAGATCAGCCAGAACAGCATCGGCTGGACCAGCGTAAAGAGCATGCTGAATTTTTCCCGACTCAGTCGGCGGACCCACCGCATTGTCAGGGCCCCGATTTCTTGCCAATAGTGCGCCATGTATCTCCTAATTACTTTCTTCCGCCGGAGCCGCATCTTTTAACGAACGGCCCGTATGGGCGATAAAGACATCGTCCAACCGGGGACGGTGATAGTCAATAAAATCGAGGCGACAGTCCAGCTTGTTCGCCGCCTCTAAAATGGCCGGAAGCGCTTTTTCAGCGGACTCCACGCGAATATCGAGGCCGGTAGCCGTCGCATTTACGGTGCGAATGGCCGGCTGCCCATTGAGCGCGGAAGCCAAGGCGCCAAGCCGCGCGGTTTCCTTGATCGTGAGTGACACGATGTCGCCGCCGAGCGCCACTTTCAGTTCGGCCGGAGAGCCGATCGTTTTCACCTTGCCGCAATCGATGATCGCGAGGCGATCGCACAATTGATCGGCTTCGTCGAGATAGTTGGTCGTCATGACCACCGTCATGCCCCGCGCTTTGAGCATCCGGATATAGTCCCAGATCCGCAGCCGGCTCTGCACGTCCAACCCCAAGGTCGGCTCATCCAAAAAGAGAATCTTCGGGTTCGGCAGCAGACCGCAGGCAATATCGAGCTTCCGCTTCATGCCGCCCGAATAAGTCTTCGCCGGGCGATCCGCATGCTCTTCAAGTTCGACCAGCTTAAGCAGCTCGGCAATCCGCTTTGTGGCTTCTTCCTTCGTCAGATGGTAGAGCGCCCCCAGCAATTCGAGATGCTCGCGCCCGGTGAGGAATCGGTCGATGGCCCGCTCCTGCGGCACATAGCCGAACAGCGTCCGCACCAGATCCGCCTCGCGCACCGTATCGTGCCCGAGCACCGTGGCGGTGCCGGATGTCGGATGCAGCAGCGTGATGAGCGTGCGCAGCGTCGTGCTTTTCCCGGCGCCGTTCGGCCCCAGCAAGCCGAAGATTTCGCCGGCATACACCTGAAAAGAAAGATCGTCGACCGCTTTATGGCCGTCGTAGCTCTTACAGAGCCGATTCACATCAATCGCAATTGTCCGGTCCATTACCCCCAACCCTTCGCGCCTTGTTGATCATGCACCATGAACTGGATCAGGTCGCTCAGACGACGCGCCCGCTGGTGGAGACCTTCGGCTTCTATAAGAAATTGTTTTTCCAATGGTGTGCAGTCCAAATACGTCGAGAGCGTATTGACGAGGACTTCGTCTTTCACCTCGTCGCGGAACAATCCTTCCCACGTCGCCGCATCTTCCCGCGCACGCAGGTATTTCTCCAACACCTTCATCAGGGCCTGGCGCACTTCCGGGGCCAGCGACGGCTCGACAGCCGCCTTCTTCAAGGCCACCCGGGCCTCCCGATAGGGCTTCTCAAAAAACTCTTCTTGAATTTCGTACCGCTCCAACCCCTGGAGCAGGATATTCGACCGACCGTCCGGCAATGGCTCCACGCTGAGAAGACGCCCCACACAGCCGATCGGATAAATCGCCGGATGGCCGTAGTAATCCGTCTCCCACCCTTCCTTCAGCAGGGCCATCGCGACACACTGTCCGCCCGCCGCGGCGTCTGCCACCATCTGGCGATAGCGCGGCTCAAAAATATGGAGCGGCAGATACGTCTTCGGGAAAAAGACCACGTTGGGCAACGCAAACACCGGAACACGTTCCGGAATGATGAACGGGACGGCGTTGTCGTAGGGGTCTCTCGTGGGTTGGTCGCGCTCGCGATCAATCTGCATGACTCACGATAGCCGAGAGTTGTGAAAATTGTCAACGCCGGGACCGGCGCTCATCTGCATGCGAGACAGCGCGAAAGGCCTCACCAATACTGGTGATTTGTGCGCGATCTTTCTCGCATGCTATAAGCCGCACGAGGACCGACATTGCCCTGATCGTGAGCCATGATATCCCTTACCATTCATCTCGCAAGACGGCTGAAGCGAATCGCACTCACCGGACTCTGCTTGCTCCCCGTGCTCACAGGTGGAGCGTTGGGAGCACCGGCCGATCCGCCAACTACTTCGTTTCGCCTGGCGCAAGAGGGCTATCTGTACGAGTTTCCACGCGACCACGGCTCGCATGACGCCTTCCGCACCGAATGGTGGTACTACACCGGCCACCTAGAAACCGCCGAGGGCCGGCGATTCGGATTTGAACTCACGTTCTTTCGCCGCGCGATTGCGCCCGATCAAGTCGAAACGCGCCCCTCCCGTTGGTCAGTCGATCAGCTCTATCTGGCTCATCTCGCCGTCACGGACATCACGGGCAAGCGCTTCCACTTTCACGATCGCATCAGCCGCGCCGGTTTAGGCAAGGCGGGAGCCGACCCCACTCATCTGCACGTCTGGCTCGATCAATGGCGCGCAGAATCGTCCGATGGGGCTGGCGATCAGCAGAAGCTCGAGGCCAAGGCCGATGGCGTCGCGCTTTCTCTGACGCTCGATCCCGCCAAACCGCCGGTCGTGCATGGAGAGCGAGGGATCAGCAAAAAAGGAGCGGCAGCGGGACAAGCGTCACACTACTATTCATTCACCAACCTCGCGACAGCGGGCAATTTGACAATCGGCACCGAAACCTACCGCGTCACCGGCACCAGTTGGATGGATCATGAATTTGGCTCAGCGGACTTAAGCGCAGACCTCGCCGGGTGGGATTGGTTCAGCATTCAACTCGCCGACAAGCGTGAACTCATGGTCTATCGCCTCCGTCATACCGATGGATCATCAGACCCCGCCTCCAGCGGAACGCTCGTCTTAGCAGACGGTCGCACACAGCACCTGTCGGCCACCGACATCCAATTGACCCCGCTCGATACCTGGACCAGTCCAACGAGCAAAGCCACCTATCCCGGCCGCTGGCAGCTTTCTATTCCCTCACTCGGACTTGTGCTGAATCTGACCCCGCTCCTGGCCGATCAGGAATTGCGCACGACACGCAGCACACAGGTGACCTACTGGGAAGGGGCGGTCGATGTGACGGGAACGGAGCAGGGAAAGCCCCTCAACGGCCGGGGCTATATCGAAATGACAGGCTACGCGGAGCGGATCAAACAGAAGCTGTAAGCAGCAGGTCGGGTCAGTCCTCGGTCATCCGATCCACCAC harbors:
- a CDS encoding SirB1 family protein; the protein is MMVIPESQIRALIRLLSDEDARIVETISDKLIDIGPSAVPLLQEAEIEQPEMADRIATILEEIRWGKLEDEMRVMAAGPDQTMNLEQGAFLIARYTYPLLDTAEYGRLLDRMAQEVRERIGPRASGEETVNALNRYVFTEQGFKGNTKNYYEVENSYLNRVIDRRVGIPISLSVVYLLIGQRLGLPLHGIGMPGHFLVKYESDRYKIFIDCFNGGALLTEKNCARFLTEAGYGFDDKYLQHSPVRGILSRMVKNLLAIYSKMDEPVKTARFTTLIDILGGEPREEGL
- a CDS encoding ABC transporter permease; the protein is MAHYWQEIGALTMRWVRRLSREKFSMLFTLVQPMLFWLIFFGNLFQRAADVQVTQAPNYISFLAAGVVVMTVLNNGLAGGVDLLFDKENGFLERLMSAPIHRSSVILSRFIFVMTITSLQVLVILGIAFLFGVHPATGLAGVAMILVIGMLFGVGLTAISMAMAFSVKSHGDFFSVLGFLSLPMIFLSSALVPLTAMPTWMSVLAQFNPMTWAIDAVRPLILTNWSDALPHVGMAVVVMLVFDALCLYGGAKAFRRAMG
- a CDS encoding ATP-binding cassette domain-containing protein, whose amino-acid sequence is MDRTIAIDVNRLCKSYDGHKAVDDLSFQVYAGEIFGLLGPNGAGKSTTLRTLITLLHPTSGTATVLGHDTVREADLVRTLFGYVPQERAIDRFLTGREHLELLGALYHLTKEEATKRIAELLKLVELEEHADRPAKTYSGGMKRKLDIACGLLPNPKILFLDEPTLGLDVQSRLRIWDYIRMLKARGMTVVMTTNYLDEADQLCDRLAIIDCGKVKTIGSPAELKVALGGDIVSLTIKETARLGALASALNGQPAIRTVNATATGLDIRVESAEKALPAILEAANKLDCRLDFIDYHRPRLDDVFIAHTGRSLKDAAPAEESN
- a CDS encoding LON peptidase substrate-binding domain-containing protein translates to MQIDRERDQPTRDPYDNAVPFIIPERVPVFALPNVVFFPKTYLPLHIFEPRYRQMVADAAAGGQCVAMALLKEGWETDYYGHPAIYPIGCVGRLLSVEPLPDGRSNILLQGLERYEIQEEFFEKPYREARVALKKAAVEPSLAPEVRQALMKVLEKYLRAREDAATWEGLFRDEVKDEVLVNTLSTYLDCTPLEKQFLIEAEGLHQRARRLSDLIQFMVHDQQGAKGWG
- a CDS encoding lipocalin-like domain-containing protein; protein product: MISLTIHLARRLKRIALTGLCLLPVLTGGALGAPADPPTTSFRLAQEGYLYEFPRDHGSHDAFRTEWWYYTGHLETAEGRRFGFELTFFRRAIAPDQVETRPSRWSVDQLYLAHLAVTDITGKRFHFHDRISRAGLGKAGADPTHLHVWLDQWRAESSDGAGDQQKLEAKADGVALSLTLDPAKPPVVHGERGISKKGAAAGQASHYYSFTNLATAGNLTIGTETYRVTGTSWMDHEFGSADLSADLAGWDWFSIQLADKRELMVYRLRHTDGSSDPASSGTLVLADGRTQHLSATDIQLTPLDTWTSPTSKATYPGRWQLSIPSLGLVLNLTPLLADQELRTTRSTQVTYWEGAVDVTGTEQGKPLNGRGYIEMTGYAERIKQKL